The Arthrobacter sp. Marseille-P9274 DNA segment TCGCCGAAGGCGAAGAAGACGTAGCGCAGCGCCCACGCCGCCATCCCGATGGCGAGGGTCCATTTCACGCCCAGGCGCTTGAGCAGGAACGGCAGCAGTAGCAGGAACACCACTTCGGAGGCTTGGCCCAGGGACTGGACGGCGGCCGCAGCATCCACGCCGGCCTCGTTGAGGAAAAGGTTGGTGAAGTTGTAGTAGAAGGCCAGCGGGATGCAGATGGCGATCGATGAGACGAAGAAGGTCAGGTAGGAGCGGGATTTGAGCAGGCCGAGAGCTTCGAGCCCGAGCATCTCGCCAATGCTCGACTTTCCGCCCTTTCGGGACGGCGGGGTCGCGGGAAGGGTAAAGCTGAACAGTCCGAGAACCAGCGACGCGACGGCTGCCATTTTGAAGGTCAGCGACAGTTGACCACCCTGTTCCCAGCCGAGCCACCCGATGATGACGCCGGCCACGATCCAGCCGATGGTGCCCAGCACGCGCACCGCGGGGAACTGCTTATCCGGATCCTGCATCTGTCGGAACGAAACCGAGTTAACCAGTGCAAGGGTCGGCATGTACAGGATCATGTAGACTAGGATGACCGGGAAGAACGCGCCGAAGTCAGCCATCGTCGAGGCGAACCACAATAAGGCGGCTCCAGCGATGTGCAGAACCCCCAGGATCTTCTGCGCCGCAAAGAACTGGTCGGCGATGAGCCCGATGATGAGCGGCGCCGCAATGGCTCCCAGTGACTGGGTCAAGTAGGCCAAGCTGATCTGACTGCCGGAGGCAGCAAGGCCCTGCCCCAGGAATGTCCCCATGGTGACGAACCAGGCACCCCAGATGAAGAACTGCAGGAACATCATCAGGGAGAGCCGCAGCCGGATCCCGCCGGCCAAGCTGGTGCTGCGTTGGTCTTGTGTCATGACATCTCCTCAGCAAACGATGAGCGGGCGCAGGGTTCGGTGGGCGACGCGCAGACCTGCCTCGATCCGGTCCTCGGTGCCACCCCAGAGCGGGTCTTCTTGTCCGACGGACACGAATTCGAACCCTCCCTCGTAGAGGGCGTCGATAACCCGGGTCCAATGACCTGGCCCAGTCCGGGGAGGCGGTACCGCCACCAGCCCACGTCCCACGGGTCGGGCCGCTTGACGGAGATGCCGGGCCGGCCATAGCGGTTGCGCTTGTCCGGGAGCAGCTCGATGTCCTTGGCCTGGGCGTGGGCGACTCTATCGACGTATGGTCGGAGGGCGGCGACCGGATCGATGCCCATCCACATCAGGTGCGACGGGTCGTAGTTCAGGTAAAGGCCGAGGGAGAACATCCACTCCCACAGCTCCGGCGAGTAGGCTAGGTTGCCGGGGTAGCCGTCGGGGTACCACCCCTCCATCACGCAGTTCTCGATAACGATCTTGACGTCCCGTTCGCCGGCACGTTCTACCAACGGGGAAAAAATCTGCGCCGCCCCGGTGAGGTCGTCCGCGACCGGCTTCGACGGATCCCGGCCGATAAAGGTGCCAACCGTGGGACAGCCCAGCAACGCTGCCGCCTCGATGCACTTCTCCACATGCTCGTTGATTTGCGCCCGCTGCTCCGGGTCCGGATGCAGGTTGTTGTCGTAGAACGATAGCGACGACAACGTCAGGCCGCGCCGATCGAAGACCTCCAGAACCTGATCTGCCTTGCCCTGGTCAAAGTCGCTGACGTCGATGTGGCTCGCGGTGAACGGTCGGTTTCCCAACACCGGCCAAGCAGCCACTTCCAACGCCTCGTAGCCATTCTCACCGGCCCAGGCTGAGATCTGCGCGAGACTCCGTTGCGTCAGGCATGCCGTCAGGAAGCCGAGTTTCATACCGCCACCTCCACCCATGCCCGCTGGCGTGCGGAATCGACGACGGCTTGACTCAGGACGGCGGCACGCAACCCGTCGGCGAAGCCGGGCAAACCATCCGGGGGGCGTCCGGCGATCGCCGCGAACGTGTCAGCTACAAACGCGTTGAACGAGTCCTGGTAGCCCTGGGGATGTCCGGCCGGCAGCTGCGCGTACCGAGCCCCGGCCGCCGAGAGAGTGTCCGGCCCGCGCGCAATAATGCGGCTCTCGGTCTGCCCGCCGACCCACAGCGAGTCCGGGGACTCCTGGTCGAACACGTAGGACGCGCGTGAACCATCGAAAGAGAACCACAGCCGGTTCTTCCGCCCCGGCGATACCTGGCTGACCACCAGCGAGCCCCGCGCTCCGAGGTCAGTGGTAAAAAGCACCGCCGCGCCGTCTTCAGTGCCGACCGTGTCCGGACTGCCGTCATCGCCGCGACGTTCAGAAAACGCCTGACCTGTCACCGCGGTCAGCGAGACGATGCGGTGGCCGGTGACGAACTCCATCAGGTCGCACCAGTGGACTCCGATGTCTGCAAAAGCCCGCGAAATCCCACCTAGGGCCGGGTCCATCCGCCAGTTGGTGGCGTCGCTGGCCGCCAGCCAGTCCTGCAGGTACGACCCGTGCAGGAGCCAGAGGCTGCCCGCCTCCTCGGCAGCGATTCTGGCCCGCACTTCACGCACCGTGGCGTAGAACCGATACACGAATGGCACCGTGGCC contains these protein-coding regions:
- a CDS encoding nucleoside permease; amino-acid sequence: MTQDQRSTSLAGGIRLRLSLMMFLQFFIWGAWFVTMGTFLGQGLAASGSQISLAYLTQSLGAIAAPLIIGLIADQFFAAQKILGVLHIAGAALLWFASTMADFGAFFPVILVYMILYMPTLALVNSVSFRQMQDPDKQFPAVRVLGTIGWIVAGVIIGWLGWEQGGQLSLTFKMAAVASLVLGLFSFTLPATPPSRKGGKSSIGEMLGLEALGLLKSRSYLTFFVSSIAICIPLAFYYNFTNLFLNEAGVDAAAAVQSLGQASEVVFLLLLPFLLKRLGVKWTLAIGMAAWALRYVFFAFGDTGSLYWMLLLGILLHGVCYDFFFVAGQIYTNKFAGDRFRSSAQGLITLATYGIGILIGSLLAGPIVDNFAIPDNHQWRQIWLVPAVIAAVVLLAFLLLFKDRDTRTDTGLGLETTSTTLEAPGASLPTPDTRQNNPQRQDPREE
- a CDS encoding sugar phosphate isomerase/epimerase; amino-acid sequence: MKLGFLTACLTQRSLAQISAWAGENGYEALEVAAWPVLGNRPFTASHIDVSDFDQGKADQVLEVFDRRGLTLSSLSFYDNNLHPDPEQRAQINEHVEKCIEAAALLGCPTVGTFIGRDPSKPVADDLTGAAQIFSPLVERAGERDVKIVIENCVMEGWYPDGYPGNLAYSPELWEWMFSLGLYLNYDPSHLMWMGIDPVAALRPYVDRVAHAQAKDIELLPDKRNRYGRPGISVKRPDPWDVGWWRYRLPGLGQVIGPGLSTPSTREGSNSCPSDKKTRSGVAPRTGSRQVCASPTEPCARSSFAEEMS
- a CDS encoding Gfo/Idh/MocA family protein; protein product: MDARAASPSAQPVRTAGVDGLRSGIIGPGFIGEVHARAVRAAGGVVAAVAGSSPERAAAAAERFGAAWGAPSAEALVESHEVDVVHICTPNHAHAALADLALRAGKPVICEKPLATTVDEARRLVAAADEAGVVATVPFVYRFYATVREVRARIAAEEAGSLWLLHGSYLQDWLAASDATNWRMDPALGGISRAFADIGVHWCDLMEFVTGHRIVSLTAVTGQAFSERRGDDGSPDTVGTEDGAAVLFTTDLGARGSLVVSQVSPGRKNRLWFSFDGSRASYVFDQESPDSLWVGGQTESRIIARGPDTLSAAGARYAQLPAGHPQGYQDSFNAFVADTFAAIAGRPPDGLPGFADGLRAAVLSQAVVDSARQRAWVEVAV